The Campylobacter concisus DNA window ATGGTAAAGGCCGATATCTATCACGCATTAAGTGATAATTTTACAAACATTATGCTGCTTGGCTCAGTTGGACTTTGTGTATTTTTGTGCGTGGCATTTGACTGGGCGAGCCTGCAAACGGCACTAAGCATTAGCTTAACGATACTATTTTTAAGAGGCTCATTTATGAGCATGGTTGGCTCCATACCAGCCGCACTTAGCGCAAAAGTGAGTTTAGAAAAGATCATGAGCTTAAATCTCAATAAATTTAAGGAAGGCTTTAAATTTGACGATAGCCTAAGCGATAATTGGCAAAACATAAAACTAAAAGATATAAATTTCAACTACACTCACGGCAAATTTAGCCTAAAAGACGTAAATTTAGAGATCAAACGCGGTGAGATAACATTTATCATCGGTAAAAATGGCAGTGGTAAAAGTACGCTTATAAATTTACTTTGCGGGCTAATACGCCCAAGTAGTGGCGAAATTTACCTTGATAGCACAAAGATAGATGAAGGAAATTTACAAAGTTATCAGGCAAAGATTAGCGCTATTTTTGCTGATTTTTATCTATTTTCGCAAACGCTCTCTCATAATGGCTTTGCTAGCCAAAACGAAATAGACGAGCTTTTAGCCTTGCTTGAGATCGACAAAAAAGTAAGTGTCATAGATAATAAGCTTAGTACCACACAACTCTCAACCGGCCAGCGAAAGCGCCTAAGTCTTTTAATAGCTATTTTAGAGCATCGCTCTATCCTTATCCTAGATGAATGGGCAGCCGATCAAGATCCGCTCTTTAAGCGAAAATTTTATAAAGAAATTTTGCCATTTTTACAAAGTAAAGGCATCAGCATAATTGCTGTTAGCCACGATGATAGCTATTTTGATATAGCAACTAGGATCATTTTGGTAAAAGATGGCTTTGTGCGTGAGCTAGATGAGAGCGAGCGAATAAGTGCTGCAAAGGATGCAGTCGAGAAGATAAAATAGGAGTAATTTTTACACAAAAGCACAATACTCACCCTACTCTTAAGCCATTTCAAGCTCAAATAAATTTAAATTTAGTAGAATCTTAAAAATTAAAAAAGGCAAAGTATGTCACATTCAGAGCTTGAAAGTACTTATTTTGGTGCATTTATCATACTTTTACTAGCGACTTGTTCATTTTGTTTAATAACATTCTTATCTTCAAAAATAAGCAAAAAACTAGCCAACCGCAATACACAGCGTCTAAAACTTGGCTTTTACGAGTGTGGTCCAACCACCGTAAAACAGCCAAATAAGATAAATATCCACTACTTTTTTTATGGAATTTTATTTATTTTATTTGACGTTGAGGTCATCTTTATGTATCCGTGGGCGGTGGATTTTAGGCTACTTGGAATTTTTGGACTAATCGAAATGTTGCTTTTTGTGGCGATTTTACTTATCGGCTTTGCTTATGCTTGGCAAAAAGGAGTCTTTAAATGGCAAAGCATCAGATAAACTACGCTGCAAATGGCGGCTTGCCAGTAGTTTTAACAACCGTTGATAAGCTCGTTCAGTGGGGCAGGAGCAACTCTCTTTGGGCGCTTAGCTACGGGCTTGCATGCTGTGCGATCGAGATGATGGCAAGTGGCGCTAGCAGATATGACTTTGATAGATTTGGCACCATTTTTAGGGCAAGTCCAAGACACTCAGAGGTGATGATCATAGCTGGCACGCTGACTAAAAAACACGCTGAGTTTACAAGACGTCTTTATGATCAGATGCCTGAGCCAAAATGGGTCATCTCAATGGGTAGCTGTGCAAACACTGGCGGCATGTTTAACACCTATTCAACCGTTCAAGGTGTCGATCGCATAATCCCCGTCGATATATACATCCCGGGCTGTGCCCCGCGCCCAGAGACGCTTCAGTATGCACTTATGATGCTTCAAAAAAAGATAAGAAAACAAAGTGCATTTAGGGCGCAAAAGCCAAGAAAGCTAGATATATGAGAGAGTATAAGCCAAAAAACGACCTGCAAAAAAAGCAGTACTACAGCGAGAAATTTTATATCGCCAAAGAAACACCAAAAGAAGCAGCAAGTGGCTCTAAATTTGACGAAGAGCTAGCTGTTTTAGAGCAAAGCGGAGTGCAAATTTTATCTAGCTACGTGGAGTTTGATCAGCTTGTAGTTTATGTAAGTGAAAATTTTAAAGCGCTTGAAGCGTTAAAAAACTTTGGCTACGAGCAGCTTTGTGAGCTTGCGGCGGTTGATTATATAGCTCAAAAAGGCGGATACGAGGTATTTTATCAGCTTTTAAGTATCAGTAAAAATAGACGCACTCGCGTAAAATGCTTTGTAAAAAATGACGAAATGCTAAAAAGTGTTTGTGGGCTTTATAAAAGCGCAAACTGGGCTGAGCGCGAGATGTATGATCTAAGTGGAGTTTTAATAAAAGATCATCCAAATTTAAAGCGTCTCATCATGCCTGATGACTGGCACTCACACCCTCTTTTAAAGAGCTATCCGCTAGTTGGTGACGAGGCTGCTAAATGGTATGAGGTGGATAAAATTTTTGGCGCTGAGTTTAGAGAGCAGATCGGCGAAGAAAACCGCGACCCAGCATTCGTTGACGAGAAAGATACCTTTGGCTTTTCAAGGGTGTTTAGCAAAGAGTACGAGTATCAAGAAGAAGGTGGCGTAAAATTTGTCAAAAAGGCTAAATTTAGTCAGAGCCAGATAGTAAAGGAAAGACCTTGAGCCAGGCACCAAACCGCTTAAAACCATTTTTTGAGAATTTAGAATTTGAGCAAAATGATGGCAAGATGATACTAAATTTTGGCCCACAGCACCCAAGCGCTCACGGACAGCTTAAGCTTGTTCTTGAACTCGATGGCGAAAAGGTCGTTCGTGCCATGCCAGAGATTGGCTTCATGCACCGAGGCGTTGAAAAAATGGCTGAAAATATGACCTATCAGGAATTTATACCAGTGACTGACAGGGTGGATTACATCGCCTCAAGTGCTAACAACTACGCGTTTTGTGCGGCTGTAGAGAAGCTTTGTGGTATCGAAGTACCTCGCCGTGCTCAGATCATTAGAGTGATGCTTTTGGAGCTAAACCGCATCAGCTCGCACCTTTTATTTTTAGCCACGCACGCTCTTGACGTAGGGGCTATGAGCGTCTTTTTATACGCATTTAGAGAGCGCGAATACGTCCTTGATCTTATAGAAAAATATTGTGGTGCAAGGCTAACTCATAGCTCGATAAGGATCGGTGGCGTACCGCTTGACCTGCCAGATGGTTGGTGCGAAGAGCTGCTAGAGTTTTGTGAAAAATTTCCAAAAGATATCACACTTTATGAAGATCTGCTAAGCGAAAATAGAATTTGGCAAGCAAGGCTCGTGGATGTTGGTGTCATTAGCAAAGAGCTAGCCCTTAGTAGCGGCTGCTCTGGCGTCATGCTAAGAGCAAGTGGCATCGCGCGCGACATCAGAAAAGAAGAGCCTTATCTCATCTACGACGAGTTAGAATTTATCGTGCCATACGCTAATGAGGGCGATTGCTACGCAAGATATCTACTTTACATGAAAGAGATGCGTGAGTGTGTGAAAATTTTAAAGCAGTGTGTTAGCAAGTATCAGACCAGCAACCCTGCCATCATCGCTGACGCACCAGAATATGTGAGTGCTTCAAAAGAGCAGATCATGACTCAAAACTACTCACTAATGCAGCATTTTGTGCTAATAACTCAGGGGCTAAAACCCCCAAAAGGCGAAATTTACTTCGCTAGCGAGTCGCCAAAGGGCGAGCTAGGAATTTATATAAACTCAGATGGCAGCGCAAGCCCATATCGCCTAAAAATTCGCACGCCAAGCTTTTGGCACTGTGCTATTTACGAAGATTTATTAGTAGGTCAGTACGTCGCTGATGTCGCTACGATAATTGGTAGCACAAATATCATCTTAGGTGAGGTCGATAGATGAGAAGGGTCGATCTTAGGCACTTAAAGAGTGAGTTTTTGAGCGCTCTTGGACAGCAGATAAAGGCTGGCGAGGCTGGCGAAGTGATTATATTTTTATTTGAGATAGGCGATTTTAGCGGCGTGACAAAGGCTGTAAATTTAGCCTATAATCTAAACTGCGAAGTGATGAACTCGCTTAAATTTAACCAAGTTGATTGGTTATTAACCATAAAAAAGGGCAAGATATGAAATTTAATGATTTAATAGCAGGTAAAAGCTTAAGCATCGCAAATTTACTAAGCTTGAGCGATAAAAATTTAGCAAAAAAGATAAAAGAGCACGAGTTTAAGTACATCTCTTGCATCGAAGATAGCGAGCTTGGCGGCGAAAATTTAATCCGCTGCGAAATAGGCTCAATAAGCTACGTCTTGGCTCTTCTTTGCAAATACGCAAATTTATCTTGCGATGAGTTTTTTAGCGAGCTTGATGATGGGCTGATAAGCGGCGAGTGCAATGTTGGAGAAGAGGAATTTGAAGAGCTTGGCGAGTGGATAAAGGACGTTAAAAACATCATTATTGATGATTCATTTTTTACTCATCCAGATAAAGATGCGATCTTTTGGCTACTTGAAATTTTAGGCAAAAATGTCGTTTTAGCTGGTGGTTGCAGGAAAGAATTTAGTGATTATCACAAAATAGACGAGCTAAAAGAGCTTGAAAATTTTGACGGAGCAGTCGTTTATCTAAACAAAAACGCAAGCGATGAGATCGTGGGCGGCGTACAATTTGGTATCGTAGCAAAGGCAAAAGATGGCGATATGCTAGAGCTTAAAGCAAAAGATTTTAGCGTGAAGGCAAAATTTAAACTAGATCATTCGCTAAAAGGCACAGTTGCGATATTTGGCGCAAAAGAATTTGATGGATACGCATTTAAGCAAATAGTAGTTAGTAAATGAAAATAAGCATAAATGATCAAATTTTAGAAGCAGATGAGGGCGAGAGCATCCTAAATATCGCAAGAGCAAATGGAATTTATATCCCAGCTCTTTGCTATCTTAACGACTGCTCACCAACTCTTGCTTGTAGGCTTTGCATGGTCGAGGCAAATGGCAAAGTGGTCTATAGCTGCAACGCCAAAGCCAAAGAGGATATGCAAATTTATACAAATACGCCAGAAATCGCTGCCGAGCGAAATGCGATCATGCAGACTTACTGCGTAAATCATCCGATTCAATGTGGCGTTTGTGACAAAAGCGGCGAATGTGAACTACAAAATTTAACCACGCATCTAAAGGTAAATGAACAAAAATTTGCCATCGTTGACACGCACAAACCACATAAAAAATGGGGGCTAATCAACTACGATCCAGCTCTTTGCATAGTCTGCGAAAGATGTGTCACTGTTTGTAAGGATAGAATCGGAGAGAGTGCACTAAAGACCGTACCAAGGGGCGTTGAGGTGCCAAAAGAGCTAAAAGAGAGTATACCAAAAGATGCCTATGCAGTTTTTAGCAAGATGCAAAAAAGCCTAATAGGTCCAAGCGTGGGCGAGAGTCTTGACTGCTCATTTTGTGGCGAGTGTATCAGCGTTTGCCCTACTGGAGCACTTATTAGTTCGCATTTTCAATATAGCACAAATATCTGGGAGCTAAACCCTATCCCAGCAGCAAATCCACATCAAAGCGACTGCGAGCTAATTTACTATGACGTAAAAGAAAAGAGCGCTAGCGACAGAAGTAAGCAAATTTACCGCGTCAGCAATGATTTTACATTTGGCGAAATAAGTGGAGCAGCTAGGTTTGGCTATGACTTTCACAACGAGCTTGCCTGTAAGAATGAAGAGAAATTTGAAAAGATTGTTTTAAATATTAAAAATGGCACGATCAAAAATATAAAATTTAATAGCTTCATCACGAACGAAGAAGCCCTTATTTTAGAGCGTTTAAGAGAGAAATTTGATCTAAATCTAATAAACAATGAGGCGCTAAATTATCAAAAATTTTTAAATAAATTTAGCGAATTTAGCGGGCTTAGCTCATATAACGCAGACTTTGAAGATATTAAAAATAGCGATTTTATCATCAGTGCTGGTAGTTTTTTAAGACACGAAAGCCCAGTGACAAGCTTTAAGTTAAATAACGCTTTAAAAATGAATAAAGCAGCTGGAATTTACTTTCATCACATAGCCGATGAGATCGTTAAAAAATATTCTAAAAATTTTATCTATGTAGCGCATGAAGCTGGAAAATTAGAGCAAATTTTACTCTTTGTGCTTAAAAACTGGGGCGAAAATTTACCTAGCGCACTTACATCAAAACTTGAAAATTTTGATGAAAATTTTGGCTTAGATGTACCAGCTTTAAGCGAGGGCAAAAGCAAATTTACGCTCATTTTAGGAAGCGATTTTTACGCTCATGAAAATGCGAATTTACTAGCAGCACTTACTGGAGTGATCGCAAGAGCTACGCCTTTTCGTGTGATGCTAATACCACCACGCACAAACTCACTTGGCGTTGCTAAAATTTGCACTCTTACAAGAGAGAAAAAGCCTGGCAAGACGCTTGGCTATAACGAAAATGGCGATTATAAATTTAGCATTTTTGAAGGTGACATCGATGCTAGCGCGCTAAATCAGCAAGAAGGCACATTTACAAGCATAAATAACGCCCTAGTACCAACAAATGTGGCGATACCGCACAAAGGTTATTTTCTAAACGATATTGCAAACGCACTTGGACTAATGGCTAAAGATACGATTGATTACACGCCAAATTTACCAAAAGAAAAGGGTTATAGAGGCATTAAATTTGATGATTTAGAAAATTTTTACGCAAACGACGGCACAAGTCACAGAGGTTATAAACTAGAAATTTCAAATTTCACGCCAAATAATGATATAGAGCCACTTTTAAAAGATAGCAAGAGCATAAATTTAAAAGACGATGAGGCACTTATAAGTCTTGCAAATCCTATAAATTTGCCATCATTTTTTACAAACTATGCCACACAAACAGCCAAAAGAGCGAAGCTTTATGCAAGTAGCGAATTTATGGCTAAATTTGAAATTTCACAAAATGAAGCGATTATTTTAGAAAAAGATGGGCACAAGCTTGCCATTTGCGTAGAGCTTGATAGCGAACTTGGCGGAGTCGCTGCGTATTTAGGTGATTATGACGATAAGCTTGATGTGGGGGTTATATTTAATGGCAAAAGCTACGCCGTAGTTAAAATTATAAAGGCAAAAGATGAGTGAAACACTATTTTTTGTGCTAAGCACTATCGTTAAAGCCGTGGTCATCTTAGCCGTCATGGCAAGCCTTGCAGGGCTTGCAACTTATGCTGAGAGAAAGGTACTAGCCTACATGCAGCGCCGCGTGGGGCCTGATATGGTAGGGCCAGCTGGAATTTTACAGATAGTAGCTGACATGATAAAACTCTTTACAAAAGAGGACATCGTGCCAGCAAATACGAATAAATTTATCTTTTTAATAGCTCCACTAATATCAGCCATTGCCGCCTTTGCAGCGCTTGCACCTGTACCATTTTTGCCTGAGTTTGAAATTTTTGGGCATACATTACGTCCGATTCTCTCAGATATTAATGTTGGTATTTTATACATCGCTGGTGTTGCTTCAGTTTGCGTTTTCTCTCCACTTGCAGCAGGTCTTGCTAGCTATAATAAATTTGCACTAATTAGCGCAGCTCGTGCGGTCGTTTCGCTTCTTAGTTTTGAAATAGTCGCTGGCATGGCTCTTTTAAGCGTCGTAATGGTAACTAGTTCGCTATCACTTGTGGATATAAACAACTATCAAAAAGGAATTTTTGGCTGGCTTATATTCAAGCAGCCCCTTGCCTTTTTACTCTTTTTAATAGCAAGCTTCGTGGAGTGCAACAGAACGCCATTTTGCTTAACAGAAAACGAAACAGAGATAGTAGCAGGCTATGGCACCGAGTATAGCGGCATGAGATGGGCGATGTTTTTCATCGGCGAATACACAAATATGATCGCTGCTAGCATCATCATTACGATTTTATTTTTAGGTGGATTTAACGAATTTTTATTTATCCCAGGTGCTTTGATGATCATCTTAAAATCAAGCATTGTCTTTTTCTTTTTTCTTTGGGTAAGGGCTTCATGGGCACATTTAAGAGTTGATCAGTTAAGTGCATTTTGCTGGAAAATTTTGCTTCCGCTTGGAATTTTAAATATCGTAATCACTGGCTTTATGCTACTAATCTAAGGCGAAAAATGAGTGAGAAAAAATATATTTTAATAGATGAAAAGTTAAAGCCAAAGAGTGCGTTTGATAAATTTAAGCATTTCATCGCTGTCACATTTAAGCCTGATCTTTTGATCGGACTAAAAGTCACGATAAAGCAGATGCTCTTTAGCAAGTCACATACTTTAAAATACCCTATGCAAAAGATGGAGCTAAACGCTAGATATAGGGGTATTCACAAGCTTTTAAAATTTGTTGAAAGTGAAAATGAACGTTGCATTGGATGCGGGCTATGTGAGAAAATTTGCGTTAGCAACTGCATTTCGATGAAAACTTCACTATGCGAAGATGGCCGCAAAAAAGTCGCAAGCTACTCGATAAATTTAAGTAGATGCGTGTATTGTGGATTTTGCGCTGATGTTTGCCCTGAGCTCGCGATAGTCTGCGGACAAGAGTACGAAGTTACTAGCGAGAGTAGGATTATATTTGGCACAAAAGATGAATTTTTGACAAAGGATAAATTTTTAAAAGATCAAAGCGAGTTTGAAGGCTATGGCGCACTTCCTAAAAATGCTGACAGCTTAATCAAAAAGACGCCAAATGCATTTATAAGCGAAAATGAAAATGAGACAAAAAGTGATGAGTAGTATAAATTTTAAAAGGTCAAAAGATGTATGAGAGTTTTGCATTTTATCTTTTTAGTGCCTTGGTTTTAGTTAGCTTTTCTTTTAGCGTATTTTGTAAAAACGCACTAAATGCAGTCTCTGCGCTAGCTGCTGGCATGGTATTTATCTCGGCTATATTTTTCTTACTTGGAGCGGAATTTCTAGGCGTAGTGCAGATAATAGTCTACACAGGTGCTGTGGTCGTTTTATATGCATTTGCAATGATGTTTTTTGATAGTAGCAAAGAGTGTGAGCCAAAAAGTAGCAAAAAAGCAAAGATCACCATCTATCTTTTAAATAGTTTCATAGCACTTCTTTTGATATTTATATTTTTAGCACCTCTTTATGGTACAAAATTTGATGGATTAAGTCCCATTGCTAGCGAGCTTGGCAATATCGAGGCTATTGGAATTTTGCTTTTTAGCAAGTATTTAATCGCTTTTGAGATGTGTGCTGTAATGCTTCTTGTGGCAATGGTTGCTGGCATCATCTTGATACACAAAGATATGAATAGCCAAAGCAGCCTAGAGGAGATGATATGATAGGTCTTACACATTACCTCATCCTAGCAAGCCTAGTCTTTGTCATAGGGCTAATTGGCATAATGCGAAGAAGAAATTTGATCATGCTATTTTTTTCAAGTGAAATTTTACTAAACTCGGCAAATATCGCACTTGCTGCCATTTCAAAATACCACTTTGATCTAACTGGACAAATAGTTGCATTTTTTATAGTTGCCATCGCGGCTAGCGAGGTCGCCGTGGGACTTGGCTTACTCGTGCTTTGGTACAAAAAGACTGGCAGCATTAGCCTAGAGTCGATGACAAATATGAAAGGCTAAGAGATGATTTTATTTTGCATTTCACTATTTTTTCCACTTCTTAGCTTTATCGTCTCTGGACTCTTTTCACATAATAGTAAAAATTTTTTACTTGGTATCTTTTGCTCACTTTTAATGATAATTAGTACAACCGCCTCGCTCATGCTAACAGCTAGCCTTGGCATAGATGAACCATTAAATTTATCACTAAAAGAATTTATAAATTTTGGCGGTCTGGATTTAAATTTTGGCTTCTATCTTGACGCCATTAGCCTTGTTATGCTTAGCACCGTTGGTATCGTAGCAAGTATCGTGCATATCTACTCGGTTGGCTACATGAGAGATGATGCAAGCTTTAACCGCTTTTTTAGCTACTTGGGGCTCTTTGTCTTTTGCATGAACGTCCTTGTCTCAAGCGATAACTTTATAGGGCTATTTATCGGCTGGGAGGGCGTTGGACTTTGCTCGTGGCTACTCATTGGCTTTTGGTATAAAAAGCCTAGCGCAAACGTCGCTGCAAACGAAGCCTTTATAATGAATAGGGTCGCTGATCTAGCCATGCTTGTTGGCATTTTTTATATATTTTATAGCTTTGGCTCACTTAAATTTAGCGAGGTTTTTAACGCTAGAAGCGACTTTTCTGGGCTAAATTTAGGCATCATCGCCACACTTCTTTTTATAGGCGCCATGGGTAAAAGTGCACAGTTTCCATTTCACACTTGGCTTGCAAACGCTATGGAGGGGCCAACTCCAGTTTCTGCACTCATTCACGCTGCGACCATGGTAACGGCTGGCGTTTATCTAGTCATACGCGCGAATTTCATCTTTGTAAACGTGCCTGAAGTTTCGCACTTTATAGCCTACCTTGGCACATTTGTAGCGATATTTGCCGCAAGCATCGCACTTGTGCATAACGACCTTAAAAAAATAGTCGCCTACTCGACGCTTTCGCAGCTTGGTTATATGTTCGTAGCTGCTGGCCTTGGCGCTTATAAGATCGCGCTTTTTCACCTTGTCACGCATGCATTTTTCAAATCACTTCTATTTTTATGCGCTGGCAACGTCATGCACGCGATGAATGATGAGCTAAATATCAAAAAAATGGGCGGACTTTATAAATTTATGAAGCCAACGGCACTTCTTTCTATCATCGCAAGCTGCGCACTAGCTGGCTTTTATCCATTTGCTGGGTTTTTCTCGAAGGATAAAATTTTAGAGGTTGCGTTTAGCGAGAATCAAATTTTGTGGGCTATTTTGCTATTTGGTGCAATGCTTACGGCATTTTATAGCTTTAGGCTCGTTATGCTTGTATTTTTTGCAAAACCAAAGAGCGAGAAACATGTGCATGAAGCTAAAAATTACATGCTAGCTGGCATGGCAGCACTTGGTGTGCTCTCTATCATTAGCGGCTTTTTTTGGAGCAACTTTAGTGGATTTTTAGAAAAAAGCTTAAAAGATTTTTCACTAAATTTATCTCATGGCAGCGAAATTTTTTTACTTATTTTAACACTTAGTCTAGTGCTAGCAAGCGCTGGCTTTGCAGTATTTGCTTATAAAAAAGAAATTTTTAAAGAGAGTGTTTGTAAGAGCAGAATTTATAAAATTTTACAAAATGCCTACTTTATCCCAAAATTTTATGAGAAATTTTTTATAAATGACTACACAAGGCTATCTCAAAATTGCAAAAAATTTGACGAGATGATAATCGATAAAAGCGTCGATCTAGTCGCACTTGCCTTTACTAAATTTGCATATTTAGCAAACAAAATGCAAAGCGGCGACTTAAGCATCATGCTTAGGTTTATGGTTGCAGGATTTGCCTTGCTTTTAAGCTTTATATTTTTATTAAACGGAGCCAAATAATGCTAAATGTCATCATATTTTTCCCTGCCATTAGTGCTATGCTTGGCTTCTTGATAGAAAATAAAAGTATCAAATTTTACGGAGCAAGCATCGCTCTTATTGAGCTTTTGTTAGCCATTTTTATCTGTTTTAATGTTGATTTTAAAGGCTATGAGTTCGTGCTCATGCATCAAGTCCCGCTCATACCAAGCCTAAATATCAGCTATTTTGTCGGCATCGATACCATTTCGCTAACACTTATCGTACTTAGTGCATTTATGAGCTTCATCTCTATCGCCGCACTTAGTGATGATGGAAATTTAAAGCATCTAATTATTAGCGTGTTATTTTTAGAGAGCACGATGATGGGCGTCTTTAGCGCACTTGATATGATCTTGTTTTATAGCTTTTGGGAGCTTAGCCTCATACCGCTTCTTTACATCATCGGCGCATTTGGCAGTAAAAATAGAATTTACGCTGCGATTAAATTTTTCATCTATACATTTTTGGGCTCTGTCTTTATGCTAGTAGCGATCATCTTTATCGGCTATTTGTGCTATCAAAAAAGTGGCGTCTTTAGTTTTAGCTTGCTTGACTGGTATAAGCTTGGCATCGGAGAAAATGCTCAAATTTGGCTATTTTTAGCATTTTTCTTTGCTTTTGGCGTGAAAACTCCATTATTTCCATTTCACACGTGGCTACCTTACGCGCACGGACAGGCTCCGACTATCGGCTCAGTTTTGCTTGCTAGCGTGCTTTTAAAGATGGGCACTTACGGCTTTGTGAGATTTTCACTCCCACTTTTTCCAGACGCGAGCCTACTTTTAAGTGGCTTTGTCTGCGTCATAGCCATCATTATGATCATCTACGCAGCCCTCGTTGCCTACGCACAAAGCGACATGAAGCAAGTGATCGCTTATAGCTCCATTTCACACATGGGCGTCATCATGCTTGGCATTTTTTCACTAAATTTAATAGGCCTTGGTGGCTCAATATTTTTGATGATAAGCCACGGCATCGTTAGTGGCGCTTTGTTCTTGCTAGTTGGCGTCATCTACGAAAGAGCTCACACAAAAGAAATTTGCGAATTTGGCGGCCTTGCTAAGGTGATGCCAAAATACGCACTCATATTTTTTATAGCAACGCTTGCAAGTATCGGCCTGCCACTAACTATTGGCTTTGTGGGCGAGTTTTTGAGCTTACTTGGCGTATTTAAGCTAAATAAGCTCTTTGCGCTACTTGGTGGCTTTAGCATCATCGTGGGTGCTGTTTATATGCTAGTGCTTTATAAAAGGGTCTTTTTTGGCGAGTGTAAGGAGAAAAATTTAAGCCTAAAGGATCTAAATTTTAAAGAGTTAGCCACTCTTGTGCCACTTTGTTTGCTCATAATCATTCTTGGCATCGCACCAAATTTGATACTAAAACCGCTTGAGCCAAGCGTACAAAATATCATAAATAAAATGCAAACTAGAGCCGTAAATAGCGATACAAAGGATAAAATTTTATCTTTAAATGGCGGGAGCAAACTATGAACGAAATAGCCTTTTTAGACCTTAAAGAAATTTCTTTATCTTCGGTTGCTCCGATGCTTAGCATGATAATCTTTGCGCTTTTTATTTTAATCGTTGGCACCATAAAAAAAGATCTTTCAAGAAATTTCTACTGCGTATTTTGTATCATCGCAATATTTGTAAATTTGGGCCTAATACTTGATTTTAACGGTCTTAGCCTTAGCTTTTGGGATATGCTTCTAGTTGATGGAGTTTCGGTCATTTCTCAAGTCATTATCTTAATCGCCTCAGCCCTTTTTATCCCACTCGCACTTAGCACAAAAGAGTATTTTGAGTACAAAATTTATGAGTATTACGCGCTATTTTTGTTTATGATTGCTGGATTTTTGTTTATGGTGAGCTCAAATAACTTACTCATCATCTTTTTAGGACTTGAGATCAGCTCACTTTGCCTCTACACCCTAATAGCCCTTCACAACAAGGCAAAAAGCGTCGAGGCTGCTATAAAATACTTTGCGATGGGATCGCTCTCAGCTGGCTTTTTTGCGATGGTAATAGCGATGTTTTATCTAGCCACAAACTCAATAGACATCGCTCGTATCGGCGTTATAATAAAAGATCTTAGCCTAAATCAAAATTTGATCATTTTATTAGGCTGCGTTTTCATCGCCTCTGCCATTGGTTTTAAACTCTCGCTCATACCATTTCACACATGGATACCAGACGTTTACGAGGGCTCAAATGCCCCACTTGCTGGCTATATGTCGATAGTGCCAAAGGTGGCAGCTTTTATCGTCGCGTTAAGAATTTTTGCGATGCTTGAAGGCTCACAAATTTCATGGATAAAAGATATGCTCTACATCATCGCCGTGCTTACGA harbors:
- a CDS encoding multidrug ABC transporter permease/ATP-binding protein, translating into MLANLIKKNIYQISKIVLLTLLFSGLGVWTLSFINNELVSLKEFDPILAIKFIAVLLLFFISAIAANISLTNFGHKFIYELRYQSVKQILDTPNSVINEIGKAKIIASLNNDIKTITFAFMSATGFIQSLVFIVCASIYLCVIAPKIFIFLSVWIGATLFINTLFMKKIHLYFKHSRVQDDALQKHYDDIVEGHRELSLNRARASVCFDELNFTGDKKRQNMVKADIYHALSDNFTNIMLLGSVGLCVFLCVAFDWASLQTALSISLTILFLRGSFMSMVGSIPAALSAKVSLEKIMSLNLNKFKEGFKFDDSLSDNWQNIKLKDINFNYTHGKFSLKDVNLEIKRGEITFIIGKNGSGKSTLINLLCGLIRPSSGEIYLDSTKIDEGNLQSYQAKISAIFADFYLFSQTLSHNGFASQNEIDELLALLEIDKKVSVIDNKLSTTQLSTGQRKRLSLLIAILEHRSILILDEWAADQDPLFKRKFYKEILPFLQSKGISIIAVSHDDSYFDIATRIILVKDGFVRELDESERISAAKDAVEKIK
- a CDS encoding NAD(P)H-quinone oxidoreductase subunit 3 — encoded protein: MSHSELESTYFGAFIILLLATCSFCLITFLSSKISKKLANRNTQRLKLGFYECGPTTVKQPNKINIHYFFYGILFILFDVEVIFMYPWAVDFRLLGIFGLIEMLLFVAILLIGFAYAWQKGVFKWQSIR
- a CDS encoding NuoB/complex I 20 kDa subunit family protein, producing the protein MAKHQINYAANGGLPVVLTTVDKLVQWGRSNSLWALSYGLACCAIEMMASGASRYDFDRFGTIFRASPRHSEVMIIAGTLTKKHAEFTRRLYDQMPEPKWVISMGSCANTGGMFNTYSTVQGVDRIIPVDIYIPGCAPRPETLQYALMMLQKKIRKQSAFRAQKPRKLDI
- a CDS encoding NADH-quinone oxidoreductase subunit C yields the protein MREYKPKNDLQKKQYYSEKFYIAKETPKEAASGSKFDEELAVLEQSGVQILSSYVEFDQLVVYVSENFKALEALKNFGYEQLCELAAVDYIAQKGGYEVFYQLLSISKNRRTRVKCFVKNDEMLKSVCGLYKSANWAEREMYDLSGVLIKDHPNLKRLIMPDDWHSHPLLKSYPLVGDEAAKWYEVDKIFGAEFREQIGEENRDPAFVDEKDTFGFSRVFSKEYEYQEEGGVKFVKKAKFSQSQIVKERP
- the nuoD gene encoding NADH dehydrogenase (quinone) subunit D, with protein sequence MSQAPNRLKPFFENLEFEQNDGKMILNFGPQHPSAHGQLKLVLELDGEKVVRAMPEIGFMHRGVEKMAENMTYQEFIPVTDRVDYIASSANNYAFCAAVEKLCGIEVPRRAQIIRVMLLELNRISSHLLFLATHALDVGAMSVFLYAFREREYVLDLIEKYCGARLTHSSIRIGGVPLDLPDGWCEELLEFCEKFPKDITLYEDLLSENRIWQARLVDVGVISKELALSSGCSGVMLRASGIARDIRKEEPYLIYDELEFIVPYANEGDCYARYLLYMKEMRECVKILKQCVSKYQTSNPAIIADAPEYVSASKEQIMTQNYSLMQHFVLITQGLKPPKGEIYFASESPKGELGIYINSDGSASPYRLKIRTPSFWHCAIYEDLLVGQYVADVATIIGSTNIILGEVDR
- a CDS encoding NADH-ubiquinone oxidoreductase subunit E family protein, with amino-acid sequence MRRVDLRHLKSEFLSALGQQIKAGEAGEVIIFLFEIGDFSGVTKAVNLAYNLNCEVMNSLKFNQVDWLLTIKKGKI